One Ricinus communis isolate WT05 ecotype wild-type chromosome 1, ASM1957865v1, whole genome shotgun sequence DNA window includes the following coding sequences:
- the LOC8284106 gene encoding L-type lectin-domain containing receptor kinase SIT2 produces MGALHILLTLFVSLKLLASAQEINQFIYNGFQGANLSLSGIATIHPNGLLELTNTSYQMIGRAFFPLPFRFNTSSSNNFQSALSFSTNFVFAMVPELPTHGGHGIAFAISPSKLCVGSMATQYLGLLNSTTDGLSSNHLFAVELDSAKSPDLEDMNANHVGIDINSLKSNESAPVTYYLDKEGRNQTLELNSGDPMQVWIDYKEEEKLLNVTVAPIGVSKPSRPLLSKSLNLSQVLLESMYVGFSAATGSVSSRHYILGWSFNKSGESQTLDPSKLPSLPSLAKSRKLNQRLIILLAVTLTVTIIVMAVLGTMFIRRKRYEEIREDWEKAYGPQRFSYEVLYKATRGFRDKDLLGAGGFGKVYRGVLSSCNTQVAVKKISHNSAQGMKEFIAEIASMGRLRHRNLVQLLGYCRRKGELLLVYEYMPNGSLDKFLFSKKEAKLNWDQRHRIIRGVASGLLYLHHDWEQVVLHRDVKASNVLLDANFNARLGDFGLAKFYDHGTNPQTTCVVGTVGYLAPELIKTGKPTTSSDVFAFGNFMLEIACGRKPFEPKCLPEETILADWVLECWKRGDILSSSDPRLEGNYVVQEMELVLKLGLLCAHSTPAARPDMRQVVNYLDHNVSLPEISQYGGPAGSITVNNHDTFNSANSWSSTDSILTCGR; encoded by the coding sequence ATGGGTGCACTACATATTCTATTAACTCTTTTTGTTTCCTTGAAATTGTTGGCCTCAGCTCAAGAGATAAACCAGTTCATATACAATGGCTTCCAAGGGGCTAATCTGAGTCTAAGTGGAATTGCCACAATCCACCCCAATGGTTTATTGGAGCTAACAAACACTTCATACCAAATGATTGGTCGTGCTTTCTTCCCATTACCTTTCAGGTTCAATACATCTTCATCCAACAATTTTCAATCAGCTCTCTCATTCTCTACCAATTTCGTCTTCGCCATGGTTCCTGAGTTGCCAACTCATGGCGGCCACGGCATTGCTTTCGCTATCTCGCCATCTAAACTATGTGTAGGATCCATGGCAACCCAGTATCTTGGCCTCTTGAATTCAACAACCGATGGGTTATCTTCAAATCATTTGTTTGCGGTTGAGCTAGATTCTGCTAAGAGTCCAGACTTGGAAGATATGAATGCTAACCATGTTGGAATTGATATAAACAGCCTGAAATCAAATGAATCCGCTCCAGTAACTTACTATCTTGataaagaaggaagaaatcaGACCCTGGAGCTAAATAGTGGGGACCCAATGCAGGTCTGGATTGACTACAAGGAAGAGGAGAAGCTACTCAATGTAACAGTAGCTCCAATAGGCGTCTCAAAACCGAGCCGGCCTCTCTTGTCAAAGAGTTTAAACCTTTCTCAGGTTCTTTTAGAATCCATGTATGTGGGGTTTTCTGCAGCCACTGGTTCAGTGTCAAGTCGTCATTATATTCTTGGGTGGAGCTTCAACAAAAGTGGAGAGTCACAAACCCTTGATCCTTCAAAGCTTCCTTCACTGCCCTCTCTTGCGAAGTCGAGGAAACTTAACCAGCGTCTAATAATTTTGCTTGCAGTAACTTTAACGGTGACTATCATTGTCATGGCAGTCCTGGGAACTATGTTTATAAGAAGGAAGAGATATGAAGAAATACGTGAAGATTGGGAAAAGGCATATGGTCCTCAAAGATTTTCTTATGAAGTCCTGTATAAAGCAACTAGAGGTTTCAGAGATAAAGACCTGTTAGGAGCTGGAGGTTTTGGAAAGGTCTATAGAGGAGTTTTATCTTCTTGCAATACACAAGTTGCCGTCAAGAAAATCTCGCACAATTCTGCACAGGGAATGAAGGAATTCATAGCTGAAATTGCTAGCATGGGAAGGCTGAGGCACAGGAATTTGGTTCAACTTCTAGGCTATTGCCGGCGAAAGGGAGAGCTCCTCTTGGTCTATGAATATATGCCTAATGGAAGTCTTGACAAGTTCTTATTTAGCAAGAAAGAAGCTAAGCTCAATTGGGATCAACGACATCGGATCATCAGAGGAGTAGCATCTGGCCTTCTTTACCTTCACCATGACTGGGAACAAGTTGTTTTACATAGAGATGTGAAAGCTAGTAATGTTCTTTTGGATGCAAATTTCAATGCTCGGTTAGGTGATTTCGGGCTTGCCAAGTTTTATGATCACGGAACAAATCCTCAAACAACATGTGTGGTTGGAACTGTAGGATATCTTGCACCGGAGCTTATTAAAACTGGAAAGCCTACTACCAGTAGCGATGTTTTTGCTTTTGGCAATTTTATGCTAGAAATTGCTTGCGGAAGGAAACCTTTCGAGCCCAAATGTCTGCCTGAAGAGACGATTTTAGCAGACTGGGTGCTTGAGTGCTGGAAAAGAGGAGACATTCTTAGTAGCAGCGACCCAAGGTTGGAAGGAAATTATGTAGTGCAGGAAATGGAGTTGGTGTTGAAGCTAGGTCTGCTTTGTGCACATTCTACACCAGCAGCAAGGCCTGACATGAGGCAGGTGGTCAATTATTTGGATCATAATGTTTCATTGCCTGAGATATCACAGTATGGTGGTCCTGCTGGATCAATCACAGTCAATAATCATGACACTTTTAATTCTGCTAATTCCTGGTCTAGCACAGATTCAATCCTGACATGCGGCAGGTGA